One window of Xanthomonas sp. 10-10 genomic DNA carries:
- the rpsM gene encoding 30S ribosomal protein S13 yields the protein MARIAGVNLPAQKHVWVGLQSIYGIGRTRSKKLCESAGVTSTTKIRDLSEPEIERLRAEVGKYVVEGDLRREIGIAIKRLMDLGCYRGLRHRRGLPLRGQRTRTNARTRKGPRKAIRK from the coding sequence ATGGCGCGTATTGCAGGCGTCAACCTGCCAGCCCAGAAGCACGTCTGGGTCGGGTTGCAAAGCATCTACGGCATCGGCCGTACCCGTTCTAAGAAGCTCTGCGAATCCGCAGGCGTTACCTCGACCACGAAGATTCGTGATCTGTCCGAACCCGAAATCGAGCGCCTGCGCGCCGAAGTCGGCAAGTATGTCGTCGAAGGCGACCTGCGCCGCGAAATCGGTATCGCGATCAAGCGACTGATGGACCTGGGCTGCTATCGCGGTCTGCGTCATCGCCGTGGTCTCCCGCTGCGTGGTCAGCGCACCCGTACCAACGCCCGCACCCGCAAGGGTCCGCGCAAGGCGATCAGGAAGTAA
- the rpsK gene encoding 30S ribosomal protein S11, with product MAKPAEKKTKKKIKRVITDGVAHVHASFNNTIVTITDRQGNALSWATSGGAGFRGSRKSTPFAAQVAAEKAGRAALDYGVKSLEVRIKGPGPGRESAVRSLNNVGYKITNIIDVTPIPHNGCRPPKKRRV from the coding sequence ATGGCAAAGCCAGCAGAAAAGAAAACGAAGAAGAAGATCAAGCGCGTCATCACTGACGGCGTCGCTCACGTCCACGCTTCGTTCAACAACACCATCGTCACCATCACCGATCGCCAGGGCAACGCCTTGTCGTGGGCTACGTCCGGCGGCGCCGGTTTCCGTGGTTCGCGTAAGTCGACCCCGTTCGCTGCTCAGGTTGCCGCCGAAAAGGCTGGCCGCGCTGCGCTCGACTACGGCGTGAAGTCGCTGGAAGTACGTATCAAGGGTCCGGGTCCGGGCCGTGAGTCGGCCGTGCGTTCGTTGAACAACGTGGGCTACAAGATCACCAACATCATCGACGTGACGCCAATCCCGCACAACGGGTGCCGTCCGCCGAAGAAGCGTCGCGTCTAA
- the rpsD gene encoding 30S ribosomal protein S4, producing the protein MARYIGPTCKLARREGADLSLKSPARALDSKCKLEQKPGQHGAARKGKLSDYATQLREKQKVKRIYGLLERQFRNYYKKASTKKGNTGENLLQLLETRLDNVCYRMGFAVTRPAARQLVSHRGVLVNGKSVNLASYQIKAGDAITLSEKAQKQLRVQEALTVAEQHDMTPSWVEVDSKKFSGVFKAVPDRADLPSDINEALIVELYSK; encoded by the coding sequence ATGGCTCGTTATATCGGTCCTACCTGTAAGCTCGCCCGCCGCGAAGGCGCCGATCTTTCCCTCAAGAGCCCGGCGCGTGCGCTGGACTCCAAGTGCAAGCTTGAGCAGAAGCCCGGCCAACACGGCGCGGCTCGCAAAGGCAAGCTCTCTGACTACGCTACCCAGCTGCGTGAAAAGCAGAAGGTCAAGCGTATCTACGGTCTGCTGGAACGTCAGTTCCGCAACTACTACAAGAAGGCCTCGACCAAGAAGGGCAACACCGGCGAGAACCTGCTGCAGTTGCTGGAAACCCGTCTGGACAACGTCTGCTACCGCATGGGCTTTGCCGTCACCCGTCCGGCCGCGCGCCAGCTGGTGTCGCACCGTGGCGTGCTGGTCAATGGCAAGTCGGTGAATCTGGCTTCGTACCAGATCAAGGCCGGCGATGCGATCACGCTGTCGGAAAAAGCACAGAAGCAGCTCCGCGTGCAGGAAGCCCTGACCGTGGCTGAGCAGCACGACATGACGCCGTCGTGGGTCGAAGTCGATTCGAAGAAGTTCAGCGGCGTATTCAAGGCCGTGCCGGATCGCGCTGACCTGCCTTCGGATATCAACGAAGCGCTGATCGTCGAGTTGTATTCGAAGTAA